The sequence tacctGGACCTCCTGTTTAAGATAACTCAAGCAAATGGTTATTGTGGTGCCTGGCCAAGGTGGgctgtttcagtcagtgtttcccctaacaaaaCCTCCCCCATTGGCAGGAAACCTGGAGCAAAGGGCAGCATTCTCCTAGATCAATCAGACAACTAAAAAATagcattccttcttgatcttatCAGGGGTCACATGGCCCACCACAGTCACACTTAGATCTGGATTATGTAAAttgtcaataatacatcatttgatacacagccctctgtctcaaaaaaacttttataattgTGCCATGACTTCTAAcaggtggaacagttctcagagttttctgaaatgctcttcctgggttataatcctcaaatttggctgaaattaaaatttccatttccttcttagatcaactgattaatttttcattaacaGTGGCCACAGAGGGTAATGGACAAGGAACAACATCCCAGATGGCAAAACCAGAGACTGCAGTGAGCAACAGACAATGGACTTTCCCCCCTAGAGCCAAAGAATTTATTCCACTACATAAGCAGGGAATTCTTAAGTAAATTATGCCCTGTGGGATTTGATCATTATGATGGACCAGTAGCTGGTCTCATATTGTACATTGGGTGAGGGGAGGGCCAGATAAATAGACTTTTAGTTGAAAAATTACTGGATCATGGGCTAAACATTCCATCCTGATGAAGAAGACTGTGTATCAGCCAGAGATTTTGGACTCTGAGCTGAAAGCATCACTGGATGGGACATTAGGTTATCCTCTTCAGGATAGGGTATAAATGGATTCTATGCGTATGGAGAAGCATGCTTTCATGTATTTGGTGGCTGGAGGGATGGAATGCGGACTGCCAGATTTCCACAAAAATgtactctctcttttttctgtaaTGACAGAATCAAAGCCTAGCAACATGGCTGAACACCTATGTtgtatttcccagcctctcttgcagctaAATATAACCTGCTATGGAATGTGGATGTACATGACACCTCAAGATTATGGACTTTCTTCCCCTGtgcttgctgatttttttttttaatctagagtTCACAGCTTCAGCCTCATAGACAATAATAATGTCCAGGGAAATAGACAAATAAAACATTGGGAATCTGGTGTTTCTTCTTGATCCAAAGAAGTAGAACCATCCACTGACATAGAACTCTGACTGTTGCATGAGAGGGGAATAAACTTCTACTTTGCTTGAGCCATTACTCTTCTggtcttcaaaaaaattttttttctttttttagcaagTGTTATGGATTGAGTTACATCTCcttcccaaatttatatgttgaaatcctaacctgcAGTATTCAGAATGTGTCCTTTTTTTGGATAcaaagttaagatgaggtcatattagAGAAGGGTGAGTTCCTAATCCAAggtaactggtgtccttataaaaagtgAACATTTGGAGATAGACATGCACACAGGGAGGATGACATATAAAGTTGAAGGCAGATATCTACAAGTCAAGGGACACCAAAGATAGCAGGTAAACTACCAAGAGTGAGGGGAGAGTCATGGAACAGACTCTTCATTatagcctcagaagaaaccaatctgCTAAAgccttaatttcagacttctggtttCCAGAATGGCAAGacagtaaatttctgttatttaagccatatggtttgtgatattttgttatagaagcCCTAATACAGCAAGTAGGCTATTTATccaaactaataaaaaaaaattagtatcaaAAGTCAGGTGTTacaatcacaaaaacaaaaaattagttgCATTAACTTAGTGACTTGGTGGTAAGGTCACAGTTACTGAAGACTGGAAATCTAGTGACCCTTGTTATACCAAAgaacaatatttgttaaatgtcaTTACCTGCGATAACCTACCTGAAAGGTAGGTCATatatctactgagcctgtgtttctAGAAGTGATTGGAAAGAATTAGAATGTCACCATAAGTTGGCTGCGCATAAGAAAGAGATGACCTTACACAAGAATTGGCCACTTTTCAAACTCAGAAGCATTACAAAATTGGAAGAGCCAACAGCTTCCTCTCTccctaaaaaatataaacaaggaTCTTGCCTCCTGCCCAAGGCTATTGTTTCAGATGACCATTAACAGAGAATGACAAAGAAGTAGGTTGTTCAAGGAAGCAAATACTGCAAATTAAATAGACATAAGAACTCTGGCTAGAAAAAAACACTGAATGTGGTTCCCAGCAATGAGATTAACTAGAAATAACTAGACCAGATGTCTGCTAAGTGTTTTGAAGGAACTAAATTACAAAAAATCCAAGAGTTCAGTCTGCAAAATCTTATGATATTTGAACTTTTGTCTTTGGGTCTGTTTGCTATAGCAGCTTAAACCTGATGCTTAACCCAAAGTGGGGCTTGAATCCTGTTCTCTCTGATTTCCAGAGCACTTCCTTTTAACCATGATGTATTCTTTAGGCTGCAGTTTAAGTGCCACAAGTTCCGGGATTATGTTTGTTCCCTGATAGACCCATCAAAGAGTGTAAATAGTAAACAGTAAATAGTAAAATGTAATAGATGTTCAATCAGTATCTGTTAGAAGGATGAAGTAATAAATGAATCAAGAGTGATACGAAGAAAATATCTAAGACTGGGACTGTGCAGGGAAGTTCAGGATAGCTGGGAGCTGTCGTTGGACACTCACGACATTCCAGTGCTGTGGCCACTGAATGAAAACTGGCCTCTTGTGTATGAGGGCCCCCAAGGCGCCCTTCACATCGCTGTTGCGTaggctgtagatgaaggggttcagcatgggggtgaccACGGTGTACATCACTGCAGCAGCTGTGTCCTTCTGGGCTGTATGGGAGGACATGGGGCTGAAATAAACCCCAATAAGTGTGCCGTAGAACAGGGACACCACAGAGAGATGAGAGCCACAGGTGGAGAAAGCCTTCTGCTTGCCTCTCGTGGACGGGATCCTTAACGCAGCGGCAAAGATGTGCGTGTAGGACACCAAGATGCCCACAAAGGGGGTGATGATAGGCAGGGCACCTACAGTGTACACCATTGCATTGTTGAGAAAGGTGTCAGAGCAGGCGAGCTTCAGCAGAGGGCTGAGGTCACAGAAGAAATGGGGGACCTTGTTGTGGGTGCAGAATGAGAGGCGGGTCAGTAATACCGTGTGGGTCAGGGCATTCCCGAAGGCTGCAGTCCAGGATGCCGCCACCAGGAGGCTACAGAGCTGTGGTGTCACAGACGTGGCATAGTGCAgagggtgacagatggccacgtagcggtcgTAGGCCATGGCAGTCAGCAGGAAGCTGTCGATGCCAGCGAACCCGATGAAGAAGAACACCTGGGTCAGGCAGCCAGCATAAGGAATCCCTTTGTGTCCTGACACGTGATTGGCCAGCATCttggggatggtggtggaggtgaagcAAATGTCCACGAAGGCCAGGTTGgccaggaagaagtacatggggttGTGGAGCCGGACGTCGGTGGCAATGGCCAGGATAATGAGAAGGTTCCCCAGTTCTGTGACCAGGTACGTGATCAAGAAGAGTATAAACAGCAGGTGCCGTTGCTTGGGGTCCTCCGAGAGGCCCAGGAGCAGGAACTCGGAGACCAGGGTGAGATTTGCCCCTTCAACGGCCATCCTGAATCAATTAGAAATGAAACGGAGGAGCTGTCCAGGGTCCTGGCCAAGGCCAGCCTCTCCTTTGCACCCTGGATCTCATCCCCTCTCAATAGTTCAGCCGTTCATCAATTCTTCCCACTCCCTCCTGCAAcagaactccccccacccccaagtcatTTGCTGTATCATTTCCACCAGTGAGGACACCATTCATTCCCCACAGCCCACTTGCTGGATGTCACTGGAGCTTGGTGGACAGCTCCCAAGCACACTGACTACGTCTCAGCTCCACCACCTGTATCTCCATGCCCCAAGCCTTCATCTGGTCACTAGAGCTGGCTCAGCCTGCACTCAGGGTAACGTGGAAGTGCTGTGAGTTGACACCCCAAGAG is a genomic window of Hippopotamus amphibius kiboko isolate mHipAmp2 chromosome 15, mHipAmp2.hap2, whole genome shotgun sequence containing:
- the LOC130836279 gene encoding olfactory receptor 1361-like, whose protein sequence is MAVEGANLTLVSEFLLLGLSEDPKQRHLLFILFLITYLVTELGNLLIILAIATDVRLHNPMYFFLANLAFVDICFTSTTIPKMLANHVSGHKGIPYAGCLTQVFFFIGFAGIDSFLLTAMAYDRYVAICHPLHYATSVTPQLCSLLVAASWTAAFGNALTHTVLLTRLSFCTHNKVPHFFCDLSPLLKLACSDTFLNNAMVYTVGALPIITPFVGILVSYTHIFAAALRIPSTRGKQKAFSTCGSHLSVVSLFYGTLIGVYFSPMSSHTAQKDTAAAVMYTVVTPMLNPFIYSLRNSDVKGALGALIHKRPVFIQWPQHWNVVSVQRQLPAILNFPAQSQS